One segment of Carya illinoinensis cultivar Pawnee chromosome 13, C.illinoinensisPawnee_v1, whole genome shotgun sequence DNA contains the following:
- the LOC122290880 gene encoding dihydrolipoyllysine-residue acetyltransferase component 1 of pyruvate dehydrogenase complex, mitochondrial, translating into MALSRLRHPVKVIFRAPSLLLRARLLSSVSSRSLFRSPHVQNFLLGGHGSLLRPASLFMLTGVHENSLKLKPWVGGVKHFSSADPSHTVLQMPALSPTMNQGNIAKWRKKEGDKIEVGDVLCEIETDKATLEFECLEEGFLAKILVPEGSKDVPVGQPIAITVEDPDDIQNVPATVTGGSEVKEEKSTNKYVENDDVVLEKNSIKTSTADLPPHVVLDMPALSPTMNQGNIAKWRKKEGDKIEVGDVICEIETDKATLEFESLEEGYLAKILAPEGSKDVAVGQPIAITVEDPSDLEIVKNSVSSGSGIREEKPSHHDRNEVKAQKTSIARISPSAKLLIAEHRLDSSLLMASGAHGTLLKGDVLDAIKSGKGSSKVFSSKEGKPPSPQTHVKASSTVSPDSRSQLKQSDSFEDFPNSQIHKVIARRLLDSKQNTPHLYLSSDVILDPLLSLRKELKEQHDVKVSVNDIVIKAVAVALRNVPEANAYWSVEKGEVILCNSVDISIAVATEKGLMTPIVRNADQKTISSISLEVKELAEKARVGKLLPNEFLGGTFSISNLGMFPVDNFCAIINPPQSGILAVGRGNKVVEPVIGSDGVEKPAIVTKMNLTLSADHRVFDGKVGGAFLSDLRSNFSDIRRLLL; encoded by the exons ATGGCGCTTTCACGTCTTCGGCATCCAGTGAAAGTGATCTTTCGCGCTCCGTCTCTACTCTTAAGAGCCCGTCTTCTCTCATCCGTATCTTCTAGATCCCTCTTTCG CTCTCCCCATgtgcaaaattttcttttgggtGGTCATGGATCTCTACTGAG GCCTGCAAGTTTATTTATGCTCACTGGCGTTCATGAGAATTCTTTGAAACTAAAG CCATGGGTTGGTGGTGTCAAGCACTTCTCTTCTGCAG ATCCATCACATACAGTACTCCAGATGCCAGCTCTGTCTCCCACAATG AACCAAGGTAACATTGCTAAATggaggaagaaagaaggagaTAAG ATAGAAGTGGGTGATGTACTTTGCGAAATTGAGACTGACAAAGCTACTCTTGAGTTTGAATGTCTTGAAGAGGG GTTTTTGGCTAAGATACTGGTACCTGAAGGTTCAAAGGATGTACCTGTTGGACAACCAATTGCAATTACG GTTGAGGATCCAGATGATATCCAAAATGTCCCTGCTACTGTAACAGGTGGATCTGAggttaaagaagaaaaatcaacaaataaGTATGTGGAAAATGATGATGTGGTCCTAGAGAAGAATTCTATCAAGACAAGTACAGCTGACCTTCCTCCTCATGTTGTTCTTGATATGCCAGCATTATCCCCAACTATG AATCAGGGAAACATTGCAAAGTGGCGAAAGAAAGAAGGAGACAAG ATAGAAGTGGGTGATGTTATATGTGAGATAGAGACAGATAAAGCTACCCTCGAATTTGAAAGTCTTGAAGAGGG GTACTTGGCTAAGATACTAGCACCTGAAGGTTCAAAGGATGTGGCTGTGGGACAACCTATTGCAATAACA GTCGAGGATCCGTCTGATCttgaaatagtaaaaaatagtgTTAGCAGTGGTTCGGGAATCAGAGAGGAAAAGCCATCACATCATGATAGAAATGAAGTTAAAGCACAGAAAACAAGCATTGCAAGGATTAGTCCATCTGCAAAGTTGTTAATTGCAGAACATAGATTGGATTCATCATTATTAATGGCATCAGGTGCTCACGGTACGCTGCTGAAGGGGGATGTTTTAGATGCAATTAAGTCAGGAAAAGGATCATCAAAAGTTTTTTCATCTAAAGAGGGGAAACCTCCATCACCTCAAACCCATGTTAAAGCTTCCTCCACAGTTTCACCAGATTCAAGGTCTCAATTAAAGCAGTCAGATTCTTTTGAAGATTTTCCCAATAGTCAAATTCACAAG GTGATAGCTAGAAGGTTATTagattcaaaacaaaacacaccGCATTTGTATTTATCATCAG ATGTTATACTGGATCCTCTTCTTTCTCTTAGGAAGGAACTCAAAG AGCAGCATGATGTTAAAGTTTCAGTAAATGACATTGTCATCAAAGCTGTTGCTGTTGCTCTGAGAAATGTACCAGAGGCAAATG CTTACTGGAGTGTTGAGAAAGGAGAAGTCATCCTATGCAATTCTGTTGACATTTCAATTGCAGTGGCAACAGAGAAG GGATTGATGACTCCAATAGTGAGGAATGCAGATCAGAAGACCATATCATCAATATCCTTGGAG GTCAAGGAATTAGCTGAGAAGGCAAGGGTAGGGAAGCTTTTGCCAAATGAATTCCTAGGAGGAACTTTTAg CATTTCAAACTTGGGAATGTTTCCCGTGGACAATTTTTGTGCAATTATAAACCCCCCACAG TCTGGCATCCTAGCTGTTGGTAGAGGCAACAAAGTTGTTGAACCAGTAATTGGAAGTGATG GAGTTGAGAAGCCTGCCATTGTCACAAAAATGAACCTAACATTATCTGCTGATCATCGTGTTTTTGATGGCAAAGTCGGAG GTGCATTTCTCTCAGATTTGCGTTCAAACTTTAGTGATATCCGAAGACTTCTTTTGTAA
- the LOC122292451 gene encoding uncharacterized protein LOC122292451 has protein sequence MEGSLADMLMKVAIFALVQALVYLILSKSSTIFSKDKKNRSLSFRRLRSTSINRIIASLGDMPSGGEPSPSSRSPLSPIPEESKEA, from the coding sequence ATGGAAGGCAGCTTAGCAGACATGCTAATGAAAGTAGCCATATTTGCTCTTGTCCAGGCTTTGGTATATCTCATCCTTTCCAAATCATCCACCATCTTCTCCAAAGACAAGAAGAACAGATCCCTTAGTTTTAGACGACTTCGCTCCACAAGCATTAATCGTATAATTGCTTCTCTTGGAGACATGCCTTCTGGTGGCGAGCCCTCTCCTTCTTCAAGGAGCCCTCTGTCTCCAATCCCAGAAGAGTCAAAGGAGGCATGA
- the LOC122290882 gene encoding uncharacterized protein HI_0077, with product MKFSCTVLNERKWQQDGAETLVEAALRVLDTADPYEKARLGDSFASQWLQGTIIQPYDPSVDLPVPERPARLANVKLVSPSLMPKLGKAGSLQSRQAIVHSLVHTESWAIDLSWDIIARFGKQEAMPREFFTDFVKVAQDEGRHFTLLQRRLTEMGSFYGALPAHDGLWDSATATSKDLLARLAVEHCVHEARGLDVLPTTISRFRNGGDNETAELLERLIYPEEITHCTAGVKWFKYLCLRARNPAQDQSGLESPGGAGESETMQKEDEVIQKFHSIVRTYFRGPLKPPFNEEARKAAGFGPQWYEPLAVKEATLD from the exons ATGAAATTCTCATGCACAGTTTTGAACGAGAGAAAATGGCAGCAAGATGGAGCCGAGACCTTAGTAGAGGCAGCGCTACGAGTCCTCGACACGGCGGACCCATACGAGAAGGCCCGGCTCGGCGACTCCTTCGCTTCTCAATGGCTTCAGGGAACCATCATTCAGCCCTACGACCCTTCCGTGGACCTTCCCGTCCCAGAACGCCCCGCCAGGCTCGCCAAT GTTAAGTTGGTGTCACCGAGTCTCATGCCGAAGCTCGGAAAAGCGGGTAGCTTGCAGAGTAGGCAGGCCATTGTTCATAGTCTTGTGCACACGGAGAGCTGGGCTATTGACTTGTCTTGG GATATAATTGCTCGTTTCGGTAAGCAAGAGGCAATGCCGAGAGAGTTCTTCACCGATTTTGTTAAGGTGGCTCAAGATGAGGGCCGACACTTCACTCTCCTACAGAGGCGGCTGACAGAGATGGGTTCTTTTTATGGAGCATTACCTGCTCACGATGGCCTATGGGATTCTGCTACTGCTACTTCCAAAGATCTCCTGGCACGTCTGGCGGTTGAGCATTGTGTCCACGAG GCCAGAGGACTTGATGTGCTGCCCACAACAATTTCTCGTTTTCGCAATGGAGGTGATAATGAGACAGCAGAATTACTAGAGAGATTGATTTACCCAGAGGAGATTACCCATTGTACTGCTGGGGTTAAATGGTTTAAATATCTTTGCCTGAGGGCTAGAAATCCAGCTCAGGATCAGAGCGGCTTGGAATCTCCAGGTGGGGCTGGAGAAAGTGAAACAATGCAGAAGGAAGATGAAGTAATTCAGAAGTTCCACTCAATAGTGAGGACATACTTCAGAGGACCATTGAAACCACCTTTCAATGAAGAGGCAAGAAAAGCTGCTGGGTTTGGCCCTCAATGGTATGAACCACTTGCTGTCAAAGAGGCTACCCTAGATTGA